The stretch of DNA CTAATTCATCTCCTAAGTTAAATATCTCAAAAGCTTTTTTACCTATCGGGGTTAGGTAATAGTAGGTCCTAGGAAATTTGTGGGTTCCACCTACCTCTTTTTTACCTATAATATTTAGTTCGTATAGTTCTCGAATAGCCCGTCCCAAAGCTCCTTTTGATATTTCAGAAATATCCATTAATTCCCCAAAATATATTTGTTCGTGTTCTCTTATAATTTCCAAAATCTTACGCATATTTGATTTTGACAGGGATTTTAATATCATAATATACCTTTTTAAATTTTTACTATTATTTTATTATTTTATTTTTATTTCTTATTATTTTATTATCATATTCGTTATAATCATATATACAGTTTGCTATAATGTTAATAGTTATCATAAATGATAACAGTTATATAATAGAAGATTATAAAGATATAACCAATAAGTTAGGAAACAATCTAGTTTAAAGGGGACGTACTATGAATAATATAACAGCATTTAAGATAATAAAAAATGTGGCCAATTATTATAAAGATTTTTTAGAAATTTCTGAAAGAAATGGGGAACTTAAAATTAAATCAAAAGAGATAGGTGAGGGTAGTGGTAACGCAGGGCGAAATATTAGATAAAATAGTTGAGAACGGGGGCGTTATCTCTTCAAAGGAATTAAAAAAGGCATATAATTTAAATGAAGGTTCAAGTCATTTATCTTCACGACTTAAACAACTTCGGAAAAAAGAGATAATTGAAAAAATTGAAGGACCAAACAGGCAGATATTATATTTTTTAAAAGATTTGTCTTATTTAAATATAATTAATGATGAAAAAACTAAAAAATATGTAGAATTTTCACTAACTACTGAAGAATATAGGGAATATAAAAATTTAAGGGAACTATACAATACTAAAAATGATAAAGAATTTATTATGCAATTAATTAAAACGAAAACGGATAAAAAATGAAAATAAGAATAAAATAAAATATTGATAATATAATCAATCCAAATTTTGAAATAATGAGTATTTTAAATCTTAATAAAATAACTGATAAACCTTTGAATGTACCGCCAAAAATATAACATTACAAAAAACTGCACAGATCCAAAAGTTAAAAACCGTTGAAGTTGCAGAAACTCCGAGCCTACCAAATATTAAAATTAATATACCTGACCCAGTTCCTCCAACACCGCCGAAACCTATTAAGATTCCAGAACCGTTTGAAGAACCTATATTTAAAGCTCCATCTCTTCCTAAGTTTGATGAAGATTCATTACTTGGAAACTTTGAAACGAATAATAAAAAATTATAAACTCCATTTAATATTTTTTTGCCAAGAATTATATTTTTTATTATTTATTTTTATTATTATTTATTATTGAATCATGATGCTTCCTAATTAATTATATAGTTATGATATATTATGTACTAAATAATATAAGATAATATAATATAATATAATATAATATAATATATACGGGAATTAACCATATATTTATATATCATAATATCATATCGTTAACTAAATTTTTTAATATAATTAACTAAATGGTGATTATATTGTTATTTAATTCCATGGAATACCTAGTTTTCTTTCCATTGGTACTTGTACTGTTTCTCATTACTCGTTCAAAATATAGGTGGCTAATTTTACTAATTGCTAGCTACTACTTCTATATGAGTTGGAATCCTGCATACATCGTATTGATAATACTATCAACAGTAATATCTTATATTACCGCTCTAAAAATGGGCAAAATTTCAGAAAAGGAAGATAGAAAGCCTTACCTTTATATGAGTTTAATTTTGAATCTTGGCTTACTATTTGTATTTAAATACTATAATTTTTTCAGTGATTCAACAGTATCAATATTCCAATATTTAAATTTACCAGTATACTTGCCTACTTTCGATTTACTACTACCCGTAGGGATATCATTCTACACGTTTCAAGCTTTAAGTTATACAATCGATGTTTATCGAGGAGTTAAGGAGCCAGAAAAGCATTTTGGAATTTATGCACTTTACGTATCTTTCTTCCCCCAACTTGTTGCTGGACCTATTGAAAGGTCTACTCATTTATTACCTCAGTTTAGGGAAAAATATAAGTTTGATTATGATAAAACAGTTTCAGGATTAAGATTAATATTATGGGGTTTTTTCTTAAAATTGGCTATTGCGGATAATGTGGCACCTGTAGTTAATGCAATATATAATAATGTTTATGAATATACTGGAATACCATTAATACTAGCTACCATACTCTTTGCTTATCAAATATTTTGCGATTTTGCAGGGTATTCGTATATAGCTATTGGTTCCGCAAGAATATTGGGCTTTGACTTAATGGATAACTTTAAAAGTCCATATATGTCTAAATCCTTCTCCGAATTTTGGAAGAGGTGGCATATCTCACTATCCACATGGTTTAGAGATTATTTATACATTCCATTAGGTGGAAATCGAGTTTCTAAACTAAGACATTCTCTAAACTTATTTATTGTATTTTTAGTAAGTGGATTATGGCATGGTGCAAACTGGACATTTATTATTTGGGGTTCGATACACGGTGCTTATTTAGTCATAGAAAATACAATTAGGCAACTATTGGCTGGAAAAGAGCTTAAATCAAATATTTTATTAGATATCTTGAAAGTGATGACAGTATTTTCATTTGTATCTTTTGCATGGATATTTTTCAGAGCAAATAATATAAGTGATGCTTTATATGTGTGTACACACCTATTCACAGATATTTTTAGTACGTCAGTACCTCAATTAGCCGAAGATTTGTCCAATATTGGTCTGGGAACATATTCATCTCTAAAGATTGTATCGGCAATATTAATATTGGAATTTATTCATATATCTCAAAATATCAAAGAAAATAATCCAATTAAATTTAAAATATTGAGTAATACATATTTAAGATGGTCAATTTATTACTTCATAATATTTTGGGTATTAATAAATGGAGCATTTCAATCAAGTGAATTTATATACTTCCAGTTTTAGGTGGTAATTTGAAAAGACTATTAAAAAAATCAGTGATTTTTATTACTGTATTTATGTTAATGCTGTATAGTTTAAATGCAATTTATAGTAATACAAACGGCTATAAAGATGTAAATAATATGTATAGCTTTAACAGTGTAAGTTATAACTTAGAGCTGGTTAATTTTGGAACATCTCACGGAATGATGGGTATAGATTACCAAAATGAACCATACAACGCATTTAACTTTGGACTAACTAATCAATTACTGTATTATGACTACTGTTTGTTAGAACAGTATTCTGACCACCTTAATGAAGATTGTGTGGTAATTATACCAGTTTCTTACTTATCATTGTATCACAATTATAGCGAGCAATTACCTAAACAAGAACCTCGTTATTATGGATATTTAGATGATAAATATTTAAACATAACTTTTGAAAAATATATTCGCTATGTGTTATTTCCCATACTATCCTCAGGAAATGGTAATATCTTGTATTTAATCAAAGATAAAGCCAACATATCTAATCCTTGGAAATATAATATAAAATATATGGGAGAAAATGAGTTAATAGATAATGCTGAAAACTGCGTTAGGTATCACTACTATTCAAAACTCCAAGTATTCCGCCCTGTTGATAATAAATCAGTATATTATACTAAAAAAATGATAGAATATTGTAAAAATAATGGATATACTCCAGTATTGATTACCATTCCTACAACGGATGAATATACTAATAAAATCCCTCAAAAAGTATATGATGAGTTTTATTCAATTGTTCCAGGAATAGCAGAAGAGTACAATGTAACTTATTTAGATTATAGTAATCATACCGAAATATCGTCAAACCATACATTATTTAGCGACTCTACTCATTTAAACGTAAATGGTAGAAAAGCATTCACAAAACTACTGATAAGTGATTTGCAAAATAAGTCACTATTAAAATTGAAATAGTTAGAATCTATTAACACAATAAAAACTATTGGAATACATAATCAGATAATTAAAGTATTTTCATAATATTTTTAAACAAATATTTCATTCCTAAATTATTAACATCTATTTTAGGGCGTAATGCTATGGAAATTACTATCGCAGTTAAATATATTGTTATTATAGAAAATGCGTTACTAAAAATTAATGAAAATATCATTGTTTTACCGATGAGTTGATTAACATAATCTGCATTTAATAAAAAATAAAATCCTATTCCGAATAATAACGTATAAAGAACTAAATGTGATAGGAATAACTTGGAATGGATATACTTATCCATCCAACTTTTAAATTTTTTAGACAAAATAAACACCTTAAACTTATAATATAACAATTTTATTTTTAAAAATATATAACCCTTTTTAAGTAAATTTTTAGGTAATAAATTAATATTAAAAAATAGTTTAAAAAAAAGAAATCATTTAAATTATATTTGAGAAATCATCATGGTTGTTTTAAGTATTCGATAGCATCTGATCAGGTATGAAGGTATAGGAACTTATACTAAATACGTAAATGAGCTACGATCGTTTGAAACAGTGAATAATCTAGGGGTTGGAACTTCTTCAAACATATAAAATGTAATAATCACCATATACTCTACAATCATTGTCACTGTAATCATATCTTTTATTGATTTTGAATCTTCAATATATCAGAATATATTCTTTTTGAAATAAGATATAATCCAAATAATAAAATTTTACATATCTTATTATTATTTCAAATTTTTAAAATGTTACTTAGAAAGTTCTTTAAAAAAATAAAAAAATATTATGTATGAATATTATCTATGAAATGGGTCATAGTTAATATTTCTAAATGCATTTTTCAAATATAATTCCATATAATGGTTAGCAAATAGGTTAAACTTTATTGCCACAATATCTTCAACCATACTCTCGGAATTTACTGCCTTAATATCTTCAACCATACTCTCGGAATTTACTGCCTTAATATCTTCAACCATACTCTCGGTAGTGCCTCCAAAAGGCCTTTTAAATTCTCCATCCTTGCAAGTATAATTTTCTCCCTCATTACAGGATAAATAAAAATTGTTACAATGATAATATCCCCAATAAGGGAGATTCGCCACAGGATCATACTTATTGACTACCCTAAAATATTTGGATTTATTTTTTGCGTCATTTTGAATTTTTTCAGTGACCCACTTAGCAAAATTTTTATCGCCAACCCGAGGTTGTCCAAAAGTTGTAATACGCTCAAAATCTTTTAAACTATCACATACAAATGCAGATAAAAGAGCCTGAGCCCCCCCAAGACTGTGTCCCGTAATGTATATTTTTTGATTATTAGTTCTGACTAGTTTCAAAATGCTGTTTATAGCACGTTCCATTTCTTGAACACTTTTATAAAAACCGGCATGGACATACCCAGACCCCTGTTTAAATCCTGTTAACTTTTTATCAAGATCAGTTATCCAATTAGATAAATTAGCTGACCCCCTAAAAACCAATATTATGAAGCGTTCGTTGTATAAAACCATGAATCTATATGGGCCTACATCTCTTATAATACAATCAATGGAAGGATCAGTTCGTTCCCATGCCCAAACTTGATCCATTATCTTATCACTATCCGCATATACTAAGTTAGATAATTCGGCGAAACGGTAATTATTCTCTGGATTATATTCATCTGTATCGGTAAAAATGAATTTATCTACCATCAACCTTGCATAAATATTATTTACATTCATTCCTTGATACAGGAGAAATAGTTTATCATTAAATACTGTTGCTACAAGTGCTCCACCTGTTATTTTATCATTTAATCTTTTTTCTTTCGCCCACTTATTTCCATCATAAGTTTGGTACCATATACTTTCTTTATCGAGTCCGTTGTAAAATAAATATAGCTTATCCTTAAACTCTCTTGTTGCGAGTGCTCCGCCAGTTCGCCCCTTTAACGGAATGCGAGAATAAGAATATAGTTTTTTATATGTATTTCAAGCATTGTATCCCCCAAGTTGAGTTTTGAGTTATATTATGTAGGTACATTTAAACTTAAAATAAAGTAAAATAAAATAAAAATAAATTAAAAGAACATTTAAAAAATTAATCATGGGTAAGGTTTAGTAAGTTACATATTATATTTATTTAAAAAGCAATATTTAAACATGCTGATATAATTACAACAAAAATCGCCAAAAAAAGCACTATATTAAACTACGCTGACGAATTAATTAATTAATTAATTAATTATGTACCCAATTAAGAAGATTATATTTTTAAAAATATTTTGCAAAACTATTTTAAAATCGTTTCTGAGACCTTAAAAGCCATATTTCCAATAAAATAAAAATTTAGACTTCCGACTACAAATCAAATTTTATCAATCATTTTTTAAATAATTTGTTAGGTCAAGAAATAGAGCTGACAAGTAGTAAAATGAATGAAGTAATAAATAATAGTACTGAAATAAACTTAGAATTATTAAAAAAATATGATGATTATAACCTTAGAAGTATATATAACATATTATACAATTGCGATGAAATTGATTTCGAAGAAAGTGAATTGTTAAAAAATGAAATAAAATATCTTATTTATTATGTAATAGAACAAATATTACAAGAAAAAAACATACATTGATTTGGACAATATTGAATACAATAATGAATTATTAGCAAGAACATATTTAATATTTGATGCGGAGGAATTGCAAAATGATATTTTTAATATTTTAGCTTATTTTTCATTATCCATTAATGTTTTAAAATTTAGTACTGAGAAAGAAAACATTGAATTTGTTAAAAATGAAACTCCATTTACACCATAACCTTTAAATTTTAAAACGCAATCGTTAGATTCCATGATTCTTCACCGTTATATGATGAATTAGTTCCATTATTGGTATATTCTATATTATATCCGATATTACATTTTTCTGATGTATTATTGATAAATTCCTCAATATAGGGCACAGTTTTTGATTCTTTTTTAGAATATCCATTTCTTTCATAAATTGGACTAGGGGCAGGTTCTATTTCATATGAACCACATTCAATTAACTCATCCATTAATTGATCTTCAGTTATATTATTTAAATAATCTTTAGCCATTTTTAATAATTTTTCAGTTATATCCATATTCTCACCTCAATACCAATATGAATACGCATTATGTAATTTCATAAAACACTCTTCAAAAGAGTTACAATTATGATATTTAATATTTTTAATAAGTCCTTCTTTTTTAATACATATCTGCTTTTCAGGGATTTTATAAATATGTGCGTAATATTCTGTTTCTGATGCTTTATTTTGAAATGTATGAATTACAACATCAAAAAGATTATTCCAACCCATATTTTCAAACATAAAATTGATCAAAGTTCCCTCAGAAATTACTATATTCCCATATTTTTTTTATTTCTTATTTTCATAAACACTTCATTGCAAATTTCTCTAAAGGTTAGTAGGGTTTTTAAGTCATCTAAATCATAGATCCGATCTTTAGGTATATTTATTTCCGAAGTTAATATAGTATATTTATCAAATAAATCATTTTTTAGCAAGTCTAAAGATGAATAATATGTATCGACCATTCGAAAATGTAATGTTAGTATCCAATCATATGCATTTAATTCTTCTTCGAAAAAATATACTCCATCGCCTAACCAGTGATCTTTTCTCTTTTTTAATTTCTTACTCCAATGTGTAGTACTATTATTAAAGTGTCGAGATTCATATATCTTAGTTCCATTCAATACTTTTGTACCAGGGTCAAGTATTTTTTCATAAGTCATACTTCTACCTTTAATATATAATAAGTATAATTGATATGATATTTATACATATTATTTATTTATTGGTTTGTTTGCCATGTAATATTTTCTAAAAAAATACACTTTCTCGCCAAAAATAGCTATTTTATACAGGGGGCTAAAAAACCCGCTTAACTATTAACTTAAATGTTTAATAATTATTCATTTTTATTCATTTTATCTGCGGGATTACCCTATTTTAAGTAGTCCCGTACACTAAATTACGGGACTATATATATATCGAGGGATTTCGATATATTAACGATATGGGGTGAAATGTTTTTAATCCCGTGTAGTGTGAGTAAACTTTGCAAGTCCTTACTAAGCTATGCCTTTTATAGCCCTAACAGAGAGCAGTTTACTTGGTGTCTTTTTGAGATTTTCTTTAAAAACTC from Methanococcus voltae encodes:
- a CDS encoding winged helix-turn-helix domain-containing protein, which codes for MILKSLSKSNMRKILEIIREHEQIYFGELMDISEISKGALGRAIRELYELNIIGKKEVGGTHKFPRTYYYLTPIGKKAFEIFNLGDELDDEIMNFNVRVLENNGVIANKIENLEFSINNCEKKN
- a CDS encoding MBOAT family O-acyltransferase, producing the protein MSWNPAYIVLIILSTVISYITALKMGKISEKEDRKPYLYMSLILNLGLLFVFKYYNFFSDSTVSIFQYLNLPVYLPTFDLLLPVGISFYTFQALSYTIDVYRGVKEPEKHFGIYALYVSFFPQLVAGPIERSTHLLPQFREKYKFDYDKTVSGLRLILWGFFLKLAIADNVAPVVNAIYNNVYEYTGIPLILATILFAYQIFCDFAGYSYIAIGSARILGFDLMDNFKSPYMSKSFSEFWKRWHISLSTWFRDYLYIPLGGNRVSKLRHSLNLFIVFLVSGLWHGANWTFIIWGSIHGAYLVIENTIRQLLAGKELKSNILLDILKVMTVFSFVSFAWIFFRANNISDALYVCTHLFTDIFSTSVPQLAEDLSNIGLGTYSSLKIVSAILILEFIHISQNIKENNPIKFKILSNTYLRWSIYYFIIFWVLINGAFQSSEFIYFQF
- a CDS encoding SGNH/GDSL hydrolase family protein encodes the protein MKRLLKKSVIFITVFMLMLYSLNAIYSNTNGYKDVNNMYSFNSVSYNLELVNFGTSHGMMGIDYQNEPYNAFNFGLTNQLLYYDYCLLEQYSDHLNEDCVVIIPVSYLSLYHNYSEQLPKQEPRYYGYLDDKYLNITFEKYIRYVLFPILSSGNGNILYLIKDKANISNPWKYNIKYMGENELIDNAENCVRYHYYSKLQVFRPVDNKSVYYTKKMIEYCKNNGYTPVLITIPTTDEYTNKIPQKVYDEFYSIVPGIAEEYNVTYLDYSNHTEISSNHTLFSDSTHLNVNGRKAFTKLLISDLQNKSLLKLK
- a CDS encoding lipase family protein, encoding MVLYNERFIILVFRGSANLSNWITDLDKKLTGFKQGSGYVHAGFYKSVQEMERAINSILKLVRTNNQKIYITGHSLGGAQALLSAFVCDSLKDFERITTFGQPRVGDKNFAKWVTEKIQNDAKNKSKYFRVVNKYDPVANLPYWGYYHCNNFYLSCNEGENYTCKDGEFKRPFGGTTESMVEDIKAVNSESMVEDIKAVNSESMVEDIVAIKFNLFANHYMELYLKNAFRNINYDPFHR